The Streptomyces sp. Mut1 genome window below encodes:
- a CDS encoding serine/threonine-protein kinase gives MDELQPTDPRQVGRYRITGRLGGGGMGQVYLGHSPSGRLVAVKVVRPELAQDPGFRRRFAREVEAARRVTGFFTAAVVDADPEGATPWLATAYVPGLPLNEAVAAHGPWPVESVRTLGAGLAEALEAIHAAGLVHRDFKPSNILLASDGPRVVDFGISVAAEATALTHTGMIVGTPGFMAPEQLVGRPVTPASDVFALGAVLAYVATGTSPFGTGSAQALNFRIAYEEPDLSRLPGPGLEIIERCLAKDPGQRPSVTTLIGELAPVRRESRSAEPTAPRTATWLPTPVTGALSTTLPLMSAREIPPPAIERPQPAPVPTPSARPTAPARPAAPPPPTASGGRTTYPFWTAILALAIAMVLPPVEGSTVALTSMSEGSWPFVIAAAFGVGTCTTALFLAHSSHTAPVPRWPRYLHALATVLNGSLLLLYHSVGEKDFALYRGGGYALALASVTLLLGLIRFPTSRRGATW, from the coding sequence GTGGACGAGCTACAACCGACCGATCCGCGTCAGGTGGGGCGGTACCGGATCACCGGGCGGCTGGGCGGTGGTGGCATGGGCCAGGTCTACCTCGGGCACTCGCCCAGCGGGCGCCTGGTCGCGGTGAAGGTCGTACGGCCCGAACTCGCCCAGGACCCCGGCTTCCGCCGCCGGTTCGCCCGCGAGGTGGAAGCGGCCCGCAGGGTCACCGGCTTCTTCACGGCAGCCGTGGTCGACGCCGACCCCGAAGGCGCGACGCCGTGGCTCGCCACCGCGTACGTCCCCGGGCTGCCCCTGAACGAGGCGGTCGCCGCGCACGGGCCGTGGCCGGTGGAGTCGGTACGCACCCTGGGCGCGGGCCTTGCCGAAGCGCTGGAAGCCATCCACGCGGCCGGTCTGGTGCACCGGGACTTCAAGCCTTCGAACATTCTGCTCGCGTCGGACGGGCCCCGGGTGGTCGACTTCGGGATCTCCGTGGCCGCCGAGGCCACCGCGCTCACCCATACGGGAATGATCGTAGGCACCCCGGGATTCATGGCCCCGGAGCAGTTGGTTGGCAGGCCCGTCACACCGGCTTCCGACGTGTTCGCGCTGGGCGCCGTACTGGCGTACGTGGCCACCGGTACCAGTCCCTTCGGCACGGGCTCGGCCCAGGCGCTCAACTTTCGTATCGCGTACGAGGAACCGGACCTCTCCCGACTGCCGGGGCCGGGCCTGGAAATCATCGAACGCTGCCTCGCGAAGGACCCCGGACAGCGCCCGTCGGTGACGACGCTCATCGGGGAACTCGCTCCGGTACGGAGAGAAAGCCGCTCGGCCGAGCCGACCGCGCCCCGGACCGCCACGTGGCTACCCACGCCTGTCACCGGCGCGCTCTCCACCACCCTCCCGCTGATGTCCGCCCGGGAGATTCCGCCACCCGCAATCGAACGGCCGCAGCCCGCGCCCGTCCCAACACCCAGCGCGAGGCCCACCGCCCCGGCCCGCCCGGCCGCGCCCCCACCGCCAACCGCCTCCGGCGGCCGCACCACCTACCCCTTCTGGACCGCCATTTTGGCACTGGCAATTGCCATGGTCCTACCTCCCGTCGAGGGGTCGACCGTCGCACTGACCAGCATGTCCGAGGGCTCCTGGCCCTTTGTCATCGCTGCCGCGTTCGGGGTGGGCACCTGCACAACGGCGCTGTTCCTCGCGCACAGCTCCCACACCGCCCCCGTACCACGCTGGCCGCGCTACCTGCACGCCCTGGCCACCGTCCTCAACGGCTCGTTGCTGCTTCTTTACCATTCCGTGGGCGAGAAGGACTTCGCGCTGTACCGCGGCGGTGGGTACGCCCTCGCCCTTGCGTCGGTCACGCTCCTCCTCGGCCTCATCCGGTTCCCCACTTCCCGGCGAGGTGCGACGTGGTGA